Within the Onychostoma macrolepis isolate SWU-2019 chromosome 14, ASM1243209v1, whole genome shotgun sequence genome, the region acattttgaatatagaactattgtttgattgaaatgatttaaataactgaaataacactttaaaaataaaaataaaactgccagcaggtggtggCAAGTCACTGAtgttatcactgaatcattcattcaattgattcgtttgaacggctgattcattcaggaacgaaacaagtgactgtctttatgagtgggtaattgaatcattgactcactagattcattttaaaacccaggttcattcataaacgaaacacagctgtgactgtttgaaGCTATTTTCGTCAAAGAAATAGAGCAATATCAGGCAATATTGTTAGTCATACAGTGTCACTTATTAtgaacttattgtttattgaactgttgtattaatttaatatcacatttgcaaactcctttaataatctttaaaagctgtcactcacttcagttcatcgcgatctcacaaagctccattataatcaatgaagctctctacactgcacaacgaatctcttatttacaccctgtctacactttgtttgttataacgagaggatttgtgagcttgcataactcagcaatgaacaaaactccagttttttgagcagtgagaTTCTGAGTAACACTGCATTTAATGAATTAACAtatgtctgcgatacattactcaacgctgcaaaaacaaGTAACGttagaaatctttgaagctcccCTGAGCTCAAATACAAATATGCTGATCGggttagtcgcacaggtgctcctaaatattttttgatagtCGCACACTGTACTTTTCCATCGCAAATGCGACTAAAATGGTCGCACTGTAGAGCCCTGGTTATGTGtcatgatattttctcttttttcaatTTACGTTTCGCACAACCGCTAAACtgatgctgcctatccattgtgaatttaatattataaattagcggGCTCGACTCTGACTGAGGGAGGGGGCAAATACACTGTGACCTGACCTAATCGCAATTCTTTATGTAACGTTATGTATTGTATCATTAACTTCATTTTGTATGTATCTgcatctcttccagcaaaataatatatatacaaaacatgaaaaatattttaaaggtctagtCATTATcttaatcacttggtgcccccatattggctggtgccccaacccgtctatggataatccggccctgcagaattgtgagataaaatgcAATTATGAGTTATAAAGTTCATATAGATATAGAATCGTGggataaaaagtcacatttaccttttacatttttttattcaatggcAGAGATGAGCTTCCATATCACTGTGAGGACTAACACAGAAACAAATCAGTTTCACCAGGGATGAACTGCTGAACATTCAGCAGAGCACACCACAAAATCTCCTACTTTGCTGAACATAGTAGTCGGGGCGCTGTTCAGAACAACACCCGGACTCTGGTTTAATCATTCTCAGAGGCTTTAATAAAGCCAATCTCTaccgtgaactgccaaaatacaaacagcacatcacatgtcccaccagagacagtaatatactggatcactgttacacagcaataaaagatgcatatcactctgtcccacgggcagctttGGGGCTCTCTGACCACTGCCTGGTTCTTATACCAACCTACAGGCAAAAACTTAAATCTGCTAAACCTATATTAAagactgtaaagagatggaaCAACGAAACAGAGCGggttttacaagcctgtttcgaCTGCACTGATTGGAGCGTTTTTGAAGCTGCAACCaccgatctggacgagctcacagagactgtaacatcctATATTAGTTTCTGCGAGGATATATGCATTCCCACcaggacttatttaacattCAACAATGATAAGCCATGCTTTACAGCAAAACTCAGACATCTTCGTCAGGCCAAAGAGGATGCCTACAGAAATGGGGACAGAGTCTTGTACAATCAGGCCAGGAACACACTGAATAAGTAGATTAGAGTGGCTAAAAGGACCTACGCTAAAAAGTTTGAAGATCACTCCACTTCCAATGACTcagcttcagtgtggaaaggtctgaaagacatcACCCACTACAatacaccatcccccagcactgaggtgaatcaacaacttgctgatgacctgaatgagttttattgtAGATTTGAAACCCCCCTCACCCGTCCTGACCATCTCTCTACACAACCGCTAACACCTCCTGTATCCCCCCTTTCCCCCACACCTGCACTCCAGATCAGTGAAGAAGATGTGCTccaggtcttcagaaagaacaagagaagaaaggcaccaggcccagacggtgtgacaccagcctgtctgaaaacctgtgctgaccagctggcccccaacttcacacagatcttcaataTATCTCTGGAGTTGTGTGAAGTCCCTgcctgcttcaaacgctccaccatcatccccatcccaaagaaacccaagataacaggacttaatgactacagacctgtggcacTAACGTCTGTCGTTATGAAGTCATTCGAAAAACTGGttctggcttatctgaaggacatcactggacccttactgggcaaacaggtctgtggatgatgcagtcaacatgggactgcacttcatcctgcagcatctggacaaatcagggacttatgtgaggatcctgtttgtggactttagTTTGgccttcaacaccatcatccctacgctcctccagaccaaactaacccagctctctgtccctagctctatctgtcagtggatcaccagcttcctgacagataggcagcagctagtgagactGGGGAGATTCATGTCAAACAGCCGCTCCACCAacactggtgcccctcagggatgtgttctctgcccactgctcttctccctgtacaccaacgactgcacctctaaagacctctctgtcaagctcctgatgttcgcagatgacaccacactcatcggcctcatccaggacggtgatgagtctgcttacagacaggaggttaaagagctggctgtctggtgcagtcttaacaacctggagctgaacacacTCAAAACTgcggagatgatcgtggacttcaggaaaaACAacccctgcactccccccactcaccatcatagacagcactgtgactgcagtggaaacattcaagttcctgggatccatcatctctcaggacctaaagtgggacactcacatcGACTCCATTGTAAAAAAGGCCCAACACAAgtttgtacttccttcgccagctgaggaagtttaacctgccacaggagctgctgaaccAGTTCTACTCAGCCGTCATCGAGTCTGTTCTGTGCACAtaaataactgtctggtttggttcAGCTACAAAATCAGACATCAGAAGACCACAGAGAACGGTTCGGACTGCTGAAAGGATTATTGGTGCTCCCTTGCCCTCCCTCCAAGAACTGTAtacatccagagtgaggaaaagggctcagaaaatcactctggatccctcacatccaagTCACCCCCTTATTGAACTTTTGTCATCTGGCTGGCGCTACAGAGCCCCAaataccaggacagccaggcacaagaacagtttcttcccccaggcaatctaccttatgaacagttaaatgttccccacattatgcaaaaaatgtgcaataaccTTATTAACCAGTTAACCAATATTTGTTACCACCTCCATCCTAGCACAtctcattctattctattctattccattctatcatctatagcacaactgtacatgcaatttatttacttttcaatttttgtctattatttacatgtgtgtattttttattctcatcttatttttattgtctgtgtgttcttgtctctgtgtactggaagcttatgtcactaaaacaaattccttgtatgcgcaagcatactaggcaataaagctctttctgattctgattctgaaatgtGATCAATATAATTTGAAAGCTAAATGTGCAGATAACAGTGAAAGTGTCAAGAGAAGCCACACAGTAAATTTCCCGGTGTTAAATGTGTTGGGTGTACATATGGGAACTGGAACTGGAACTGACTCTATAATATCAATGGATCTTCTTATTTGGCTGATGGATACTGACTGATTTGATATAATTTCATACTAATAAACTTGAAGTCATTTTCCAAGTTCAACAGTTACagagtaataaataaatgtgtttatgatTACAATGCAGTGATATTAAGCATTTACAGAAAGATGGTGCACATGTATATACAGCTTTTACATTCATTTACTGCCACCTTCAGTTTTTCTTATAACTAATTaccacattttcaaataatgGGAAAGTCATCATATGAAATAACAAACAGAAATATGGAAACGATGTTGTaactaaaatgttaaattaaaatgagcttatatttaaactttataGATTTCCAGCTCTGCTGATATTAAGCATTTGATATTAATCATTTCATACcctgaaaaaaatgaagacTGCTGCTGAGGTCTGGCTTtgggaataataataaaaataaaataaaacatcaggTGTTGAGTTTAATTCACTTCCTGCACAGATAACAGTAAATACTGCTTTTACAGATTTTGATCTTTTGCAACATtctgtaatgtttaatttttaattttttatttttttttattaatgcttgAACAGACAGTACAAGAAGAACATAGTCAAGGGATCACATACAAATCCAAAAAATAATGACCAATagttataaattaaacataaatgacaaacacacacacatacactttaataaaataaaaattgcttcaaaaaaaaattaaaataaaaaaataaacaagaaaaataaaaccatcagATGTGAATGACATTACAATGACATTGCAAAGATATACAAACAAATGTACATAAGGAAAGCATCTAAATACAAGGATTTTCTTTACATACCTCtgtataatatttcagaaatcttagtttttttttttttttttataagatgaAGAGATTTTAGAAGTGAGTTTTCTGTAATGTTTCATAATGACTGTAGATGAAATGGCGTGGTGTCAGGTGGTATACAGATATTCTGCAATTGGTGATGTGagaaaaaagctgaaaaaacgTTAAATCTGTTTATTGTAATTGGCGTTTCAGACGTGCTCTGAGTTTCTCTTACACTGACTGGAGAGGAGgagtcttttttttaattttttattttgacacagATGGACCTACTGAAAGTAAAAGTGAAAACGAAAACAGCAAGATCCAAGAGCAACTCTAACATCAGGTAAAGCAATCTCTCGACAGATTTAATTAATGTTACCTTTACATTTAGCTCCATTCTCTAGAATTATATTTGAGCTCTACATTCTCCTTAAAGAAAGGTCGTGTTGGGTTTGGCAGAGGATGGCTAGAGATGAGTAAACTTCTATTCAACATATCTTTACATAGCGTCAAATaacaacccgatctcatgaacgtgcgtataaatagtacgccaaataaaaacaaaaactcgtggtattgatacgcaaaatgTCCTTTAGCGTGTATATGCTacgcgatgggtaggattagggttgtggggtagatgcgtatcatatgcacgccaacaattttcgtatcatatgcacgcgaaaACTGTACTGATCCATTAGAACGAATCTGGCTTTCCAAAGTAATTCATAGAAACGCCCACCTGGACCAAAATCACCTTTCTGGTGATGCATAGATAGGTTACTTGTACAGCAAGCAGATGAACCCAGAATATAAATGCAATGTTTCACATAAAAGTTTCGCATTCATATTCGGGGCTAATCTACTTGCCTAAATAAAGTATGCATCAGCAAGGTGTATACTGGATGTGATCttttaatatcactgttttaatacattaaggCAGTATAAGTGTTTTTCACATTAAATGTTTTACCTGTTGATTGAAATATTGCTGCTTGGAAACAGATGGAAAATTGACTACAAAAGTAGCTAGTAGCTACTGGTAAAGTTTAGGTAGCCTATAATTTCCTAGTCATCCTTTTATTTTGCATACACTCTTTAACCATAGATTGTGACTATGGTTAAAGCGGATTTGTTATATGTGTGAATGAATAAACATTATGTTATATCAATCTATAAAAATTCACTTTATAAACTATGTAAACACACCTATTTTGCCACTTTTCCCCAGACCATATTAGTATATTCTGGTAATGTCGATTGGATGGACCAACCCCAGTCTGGACTGTCCTTGCCCCTGGTTTGACTATGTTCACATTTGGCACATTTTCTAATATGAAACAAATTTATAAGTgatttaataatgaaattaatcCCGGCTGGGACATAGaccccccggtttcacagacaaggcttaatcttaaaatatatcagttccTTTGATTTGTCTCAAAATGCaccccagtaatgttttttctaagcatgcttataaaaattacttaaatgtcctaattgaacaatgacctaatcctggcttagtcgaAGCCCTgcctgtgaaaccgggcctgaGTGTCCATAGCTGAAGAAACACCCAGTTACATAAGGCCTGCTCAAATGAACTGTTATAGAAGCAGTATCACATATTCAGTTAACAGCAATCATGCtgttctgtatatatatatatatatatatatatatatgtataagcACATCTGTGACAACCTGTGTCTTCATGGCCATATTACAGCCATGTTGATATTCAGACCAGCATTCTTTGGTCATGTGACGCTGGGTAAGCATATAGGATATGATTGTGATTGACAGGATAATGTTGCAGCCCTCAACATTCTTCAACTCCATAGGAACGCTTTCTCTTTGTTGTTAAGCAACTCTTCAGGTAAATCTTGATTCCCAGCTTTGAGAATGAAAGAAAAGAGTGATCAGTGAAACCTGGTTTCTTGACATTCAGTAAGCTTTGGCTGACAAGAAAGAGAAGATGTGCAAAGACAAGATACTCTCTTTATTTTCAAAGATGCCAAAACCCGCTGATGTGATGCTAACCGTGCCAGTATACCAGCAACAGCAGTATGACGTCTCCAGGTTCCTGAAGATCAAGCCACTGGCTTTGGGGGTAAAAACACACTGTTCCACATCAAGAGAAGTATTCAGTGAGTATGAACAAACAGGTActatatcttgtgtttttgtctcaCAGATTTTGGAACTATTGCTAGCCTTATTGGGACTCTGTTTGATAATCtggaatgtttgtttttctcttctctGGTCACCAGTCAGCGTAAGTCAATCATTATAATATCAGTACAATATTATACAGTGAACAAATACTGAATTCTGTTCCGTTTCTGTTGTACAGTTCATTTTAACTGGAGCATTAACAGTCTCGGCAGCAAGCACATGCAAACCATGTCTGGTTAGTgtcagttttaaaaaatgtgtaatcATTTTGCTTATGGGGAACTTTatgggttttattttaaaccagATCTTCTGTACTATAGGTCAAATCCTCACAAATGCTCAGCTATTTCAATGCGGCAGCAGCTGCTCTGTCTCTCCGCTTTCACTTTTATTACACTTGGGTAAGTGGTTCCTTTGATACTCACatatgtacaaaatatatatgtCTAGATtgaaattatttcttttttttaccagACTTAGATGAAAGTGCTTATATATTGTGACGCAGATAGTCTACAACAATGTGACATAGCCCATCCTCTATACTGTTTAGATCTGGCAAACGGTTTCTGTTTCATATTTTACTTAATAATCACTGTGTGTCTATTATTTTATCAGGGTGTGACCTGCTTTGTCCTTATGGCTTGTGATACTCTCATCTTCATTTTTTCTGTTACTGTTGCTTTAACCTCCTATTCCTGTTGCTGCAGACCAAAGGCAAGCATCATCAAGAACTTAAAATTTTCTCATCTTGTAAAAATGAATCACATATATGTAACAAATATAATGTTGGTTCTCTCTCAGCCAAGACATGTCGAGATCAGTTATATGGACGCAGATTTGCCTGTCAACCATATTGTGCTCGTGGGCCAGCCGGACCCCTCTGCAGTGGTACAGTCCGTTAGTTCAATCATGTACATGCTGCCAGCCGCACATGGCTCAGTCCCACCTGCGCCTCTGCCAAATTACAGTCCAGTACCAACTATACCTCCACCAGCCTACGACCAGGTCTCAGCTGCACCTCCACCAAACTACAGTTCAGTCCCAAGTACTCCTCCACCAGCATATGAGGTAATTATgagcatttttaatgaaatctatttataatttataatggcTCATACAAATGAAAATCCTATAAATAATCTCCATCTTCAATCATAATTACTTGCTAACGTGCAGTAATTATTGTACTGCACATCTCTGATACACTGTGTTTTGTTATTGCAGGATTTACAGACCAGAAGATAAACCGGATTTCAGTTGGTGTTTACACATTGATTATGGCAAATGGAAAACGAaaagatatttttataaatgtgtaaataattatattacaataaaacgAATTATTTTTGAAAACCACATCTGTGAATGCATATTGTAAAGGaattttgtcactttttttacaaaatgtttaatgGTAATTTCTACACGCGTACATAAtaacaatgtatttttaagtCAACAAACCCTCAGTAGACATCATGGAAATTTCACTGGATAGATTCAGCCCAGTGTTTACAGACTAACATTTGAAATCCTAATGTGCACTTTCAGAGAAAACACTAAACAAATGGTTTGCacaagttataaattgattatttattaaccTCTAAAATGACAATCTCTTGAAAACAGACTAACAGGTTTCACTTTTTATATTCAAGTTTGGCTGCATGCAAATGTGATGTTTCCAGCTCATGACAACAGAAATCATTTCAGATACAGCATggcttgtttaaaaatatttcagaagaCCTATTGAAACCCACAACAGTTAAACAGTGTAATGCTCAGAGAAAACAAAGCACTGCATATCCACATTAACACTTCATCTCAGCGCTTAAGATGGTAAAAATAATTCTCAAAAGGTTTGCTGGCCTGATCCGCAGCTCTATTATTCAGttaaactaataaacttaaATGCAGCTAATAATATCAGTAACAAATGTTCACATAACTTATAAATTAGGTGATTATCTGATTGCAAAAGAGAGTCATTCAAAAAATGTATGTCTTTACAACCAATGTTATTTTActatcactgagatactattatatttattgttaatattttgaatttatgttttcgttttaattttaattcaagttttagttaagtttcatttttgttgtttttaaatatgtataggGTACACAGTTTTTAATTTGAGGTAATTTAGATTGTTACTTCAGTACTTCAAGtcaaactaaatgaaaacaataaaataagttaaagttTATatatctcattttattttatttcaggtaatgTTCATTTCgaatgattaaaatgttttgttatggttttagtttttagaTAGCAATAACCCTGCTCACAGCTGTATGTTATAGTGATTTGTGAATGCATTTGTGCAAGTGGATATTCagatctctctctttttaataaatacacaaaGACTAACAAATTTAAGCAAACGAAAAGGCCACAAGGATGAATTTCTCAGTGTGAAGAGTATTCAAAGAAGCTTAAAAGCTAAATGTGCAAACATTAGTGAAAGGGTTAGAGAAGGAACTTTGGGTGATATTTTGCAAAACAGTGTTTTAACAATCATCTCTTCATGATTATTTGACAGTTTTGAAGGATTTGgtgttataaaaaaatataactttaatcTAAAGTCTGATATGAGTCTATTCGTCCTTGACCTGCCCATCAGAGGCTTTTGCTTTGTCTCTCGGCACTCTCCCCATGTTGTAAAACTCTGCGTTAGGTCTCATGTCAGTCAGATGGGCCATGCGGTTGGACAGAGCAAAGAAGGCAGCAATGGCAGCAATGTCCCAAATATCCTCTCGGTCAAAACCATGAGCCTCCAGGGTGCTGAGATGTTCTTCAGTTACTGTTTCACTCCTGCAGACTGTCAGAGCAAAGTCCAGCATGGCCTTCTCACGGGCGCTCAGCTCTGCAACCTTGTAATTAACTGCAACCTGTGAGACAAGACAGTACCAGTAAAATCGATTAGAAGCCCActcatattatttataatattcttTGATTATTGAGTCTGAGAGGGTGTTGATACAGTTTTACATTATGTTTTGTGAAATTTTTAGGTACCTGATCAGCCAGCATGGGCTTTTTGGAATAGATGCGGTGCAATGCACTATGGGATACCACACAATACAAGCAGTGATTGTGAGCACTGGTTGCAACCACAATCAGTTCCCGGTCCGCTTTTGACAGAGCACCTGttacaaaagtaaaataaaccttGGATccttaaagcattaaaatatctACATTTAacatcaaatttaaattaaaagccaaaaaaaaaaacatgtaaaaaaatataattagaattaatgctgtcaaacaattaatcgcgattaatcgcatccaaaataaaagtttgtgtccgcagaagcaatcaatcaatcagattccaaactctccaccatgaccaagaccaaagagctgtccaaggatgtcaggggcAAGATTGTAGACcgacacaaggctggaatgggctacaaaaccatcgccaagcagcttagtgagaaggtgacaacagttggtgcgattattcgcaaatggaagaaacacaaaataactgtcaatctctctcggtctggggctccatgcaagatctcacctcgtggagtttcaatgatcatgagaacggtgaggaatcagcccagaactacacgggaggatcttgtcaatgatatcaaggcagctgggaccatagtcatcaagaaaacaattggtaaaaCACTACGCTGTGAAGGATCCTGCAGTGCCcacaaggtccccctgctcaataaagcacatgtacagcccgtctgaagtttgccaatgattcagaggagaactgggtgaaagtgttgtggtcaaatgagaccaaaatccagctctttggcatcaactcgccgtgtttggaggaggaggaatgctgcctatgaccccaagaacaccttccccaccgtcaaacatggaggtggaaacattatgctttgggggtgtttttctgctaaagggacaggacaactgcaccacatcaaagggacgatagacggggccatgtaccgtcagggccagggcattgaagccagccagggtattgaaaatgggtcgtggattggtattccagcatgacaatgacccaaaacacacggccaaggcaacaaaggagtggctcaagaagaagcacattaaggtcctggagtggcgtagccagtctccagaccttcaTCCCATAgtaaatctgtggagggagctgaggGTTCgcgttgccaaacgtcagcctcgaaaccttaatgacttggagaggatctgcaaagaggggtgggacaaaatccctcctgagatttgtgcaaacctggtggccaactacaagaaacgtctgacctctgtgattgccaacaagtactaagtcatgttttgcgaaggggtcaaatacttatttcactcattaaaatgcaaatcaatttataacttttttgaaatgcgtttttctggatttttttgttgttgttattctgtctctcactgttcaaataaacctaacattaaaattatagactgataatttctcTGTCAGTgcgcaaacatacaaaatcagcaggggatcaaataattttttcccccactgaaCATGTGTACAATATGCATGTGTGCGTATttacatatacaaaataaatataaacagtacacacacatagattatgtaaacaaaaacctttattttggatgcgattaatcgttttatTAGAGTGAATGAAATAAGGTGTAGAGTGTAGGTCCACCATGTCTTTTTTGACCATTTGTCATTTCCACCCCCATTTTCACCctttaggtgtttttttttttttcaaagtacaAATATTCAGCGTGGtttctaattatatttataaaataactaccaaaatcatgtttaaaactgtttttgatGGATAAACTACAGGACATGACAGCGTTCCAGAATTATTTCCCAAAATCTAACCCTAATTATGTAAGTAAAAATCTGATCCATATCTTGCTCCAGTTGCAaactaattaaaacaaattctaAAAATGACATGCTGTACTGatggattaataaaaaaaagaactacTAACTACCATAAAGCATGCCACTGTCGTCATACTGACATACCACTTTCCTTGTTCATAAGGGCATTATAGTAAGAGAAGAAAGCCCGAAATTCAGCAGGACGATGGGCGAGAaccttgaagacattgggcaaaAACCCTCCCTGTAGATGAACATACGCATATTCTATTAGTAGTGACACAAGACATatttcttcatattttttttttaattatatgtggtgagtaaattaagagactttttattttggggtgaacttcAATGTAAATGTGCTGCCAAACCTTCTGTTCAACCTCCTCCATCAGCTCCACAATATCAAAAGGCAGGTTCTTCTTGTTTGGCACTGGATACCGGCTGATGAGCTCTgaactgctgctgctgctgctgtgtctGGTGTGAGTACCTGCTGTTTTCACACCAACTCTGCTTGCTGGGGTAAGTGAGTACTGCAAAGGACAGGGCTTGTTAAATATTGTAACAAGCGTTATATCATTTCATACTAATAAACAACTTGAAGTCACTTTCCAAGTTCAACTATTCAGAAGGATAAATATGTTCATGATTacaatgcagtgtttttaagcatttacagtatgttttctTGCATGACATTAGATTCACTGCTGCTTTAAAGCAATATATGAATAATTCACAGCTCAGAATaatagttaatttaaaaaccttACCAATAACCCAAAATTTGAGCGGAGACTAAGCTTCAAAACGCCTCGTAACGACATTGTTAAACTTTATCCTGTAATATCGCTGTATTCCGTATGTTTACATTGGGGATGGACAGAGCGCAGTGGCTGTTTCAGAGTCATGTGCTCTAAAgggcagccaatcagagagtCGTATTTTGACACGCCTCATGAACATTCGACCAATGAAACCATCATTTTATGGAGTTATATTTTACTTCCTGTTTACAGCGCTGAAGGAGATGAAGCAAAGCATAATAAGAGAAATCACGGAAGTTTAGCGTCAAAGTAAAAGCGGTGTTTATGCGCGTGAAAGAGCGAGAggaatgaaaataataaataaataaataaaaccgttttaaaaacaaaaagatatCGAATCCTTTTTATATTAAACTGTGGAAAACATAAAAAGAAACggtataaaatattacattgtcaataaaatattgcaatgttgttatttgattaatatttgtaaatacaaattatatataatataattatattaatcaagctttgaaataaacatatatctgcatatatataaacattaatatataaatgcaatttaataataatatatattaataaatatttaaatatattgaaaattcAGTTGCTTaattgcaacaacaacaacaacaaataataataataacaataataataattattattattcagatatataataataataataataataataacactatCACTAGTGATAAAAGGCGAAGTCCTCCAACGGTTGCACAAGGACCTTTATTTTGAAGTTCTCTACCGCTTTATACGCACTCATCCGCTAttgaatgtaaatgttttgGGTCGCTGTTTTCTGATAAAATCTTATTCTTATCCATTCTATATCAGAGTTTCTTAggtatatttttgcattttaataaacgCATAATAATCTCATTATGGCTGGGCACGGGGTGATGGCAGATGAAGAATCATTGGATTATTCAGTGCATGAAGCCTGGAATGAGGCCACTAATGTTTACCTGCTGGTTATTTTGGTCAGTTTTGCCCTGCTTATGTACG harbors:
- the LOC131553012 gene encoding uncharacterized protein LOC131553012 isoform X1; amino-acid sequence: MCKDKILSLFSKMPKPADVMLTVPVYQQQQYDVSRFLKIKPLALGVKTHCSTSREVFSEYEQTGTISCVFVSQILELLLALLGLCLIIWNVCFSLLWSPVSFILTGALTVSAASTCKPCLVKSSQMLSYFNAAAAALSLRFHFYYTWGVTCFVLMACDTLIFIFSVTVALTSYSCCCRPKPRHVEISYMDADLPVNHIVLVGQPDPSAVVQSVSSIMYMLPAAHGSVPPAPLPNYSPVPTIPPPAYDQVSAAPPPNYSSVPSTPPPAYEDLQTRR
- the LOC131553012 gene encoding uncharacterized protein LOC131553012 isoform X3, producing MCKDKILSLFSKMPKPADVMLTVPVYQQQQYDVSRFLKIKPLALGILELLLALLGLCLIIWNVCFSLLWSPVSFILTGALTVSAASTCKPCLVKSSQMLSYFNAAAAALSLRFHFYYTWGVTCFVLMACDTLIFIFSVTVALTSYSCCCRPKPRHVEISYMDADLPVNHIVLVGQPDPSAVVQSVSSIMYMLPAAHGSVPPAPLPNYSPVPTIPPPAYDQVSAAPPPNYSSVPSTPPPAYEDLQTRR
- the LOC131553012 gene encoding uncharacterized protein LOC131553012 isoform X2 is translated as MPKPADVMLTVPVYQQQQYDVSRFLKIKPLALGVKTHCSTSREVFSEYEQTGTISCVFVSQILELLLALLGLCLIIWNVCFSLLWSPVSFILTGALTVSAASTCKPCLVKSSQMLSYFNAAAAALSLRFHFYYTWGVTCFVLMACDTLIFIFSVTVALTSYSCCCRPKPRHVEISYMDADLPVNHIVLVGQPDPSAVVQSVSSIMYMLPAAHGSVPPAPLPNYSPVPTIPPPAYDQVSAAPPPNYSSVPSTPPPAYEDLQTRR
- the LOC131553012 gene encoding uncharacterized protein LOC131553012 isoform X4, translating into MPKPADVMLTVPVYQQQQYDVSRFLKIKPLALGILELLLALLGLCLIIWNVCFSLLWSPVSFILTGALTVSAASTCKPCLVKSSQMLSYFNAAAAALSLRFHFYYTWGVTCFVLMACDTLIFIFSVTVALTSYSCCCRPKPRHVEISYMDADLPVNHIVLVGQPDPSAVVQSVSSIMYMLPAAHGSVPPAPLPNYSPVPTIPPPAYDQVSAAPPPNYSSVPSTPPPAYEDLQTRR
- the si:ch211-175m2.5 gene encoding uncharacterized protein si:ch211-175m2.5, yielding MSLRGVLKLSLRSNFGLLYSLTPASRVGVKTAGTHTRHSSSSSSSELISRYPVPNKKNLPFDIVELMEEVEQKGGFLPNVFKVLAHRPAEFRAFFSYYNALMNKESGALSKADRELIVVATSAHNHCLYCVVSHSALHRIYSKKPMLADQVAVNYKVAELSAREKAMLDFALTVCRSETVTEEHLSTLEAHGFDREDIWDIAAIAAFFALSNRMAHLTDMRPNAEFYNMGRVPRDKAKASDGQVKDE